The following coding sequences lie in one Megalodesulfovibrio gigas DSM 1382 = ATCC 19364 genomic window:
- a CDS encoding UDP-glucose dehydrogenase family protein: protein MNLCIVGTGYVGLVSAACFAETGNNVCCVDVNPDVVKMLEAGHVHIYEPGLEELVKRNTAQGRLTFTTNIKEGLKNALFAFITVGTPSRPDGSCDLSFVHQVARDIGQNMEDYTIVVDKSTVPVGTADKVRELIQEELAKRGAALEFDVVSNPEFLKEGDAVSDFMKPDRVVLGTDNVRTAELMKALYAPFARSREKCIVMGVRSAEMTKYAANCMLATKISFINEVANICEQVGADVRDVRMGIGSDSRIGYSFIYPGVGYGGSCFPKDVKALINTARQYDYEPQLLASVDDVNDRQKLVLARKIEAYFEAQGGVAGKTLALWGLAFKANTDDIREAAALKIVEYLVGKGMTVRAFDPVAGDNVSKLWTAGGLDVVDEQYAALDGAHALAVVTEWNQFRTPDFRRVKKLLRAPVLFDGRNLYSPTLVAEEGFAYFCIGRRAAAE, encoded by the coding sequence ATGAATCTGTGCATCGTCGGCACCGGCTATGTGGGGCTTGTCTCTGCAGCCTGTTTTGCCGAAACCGGGAACAATGTCTGCTGCGTGGACGTGAATCCCGATGTGGTGAAAATGCTTGAGGCCGGGCACGTCCACATTTACGAACCTGGTCTCGAAGAGCTCGTGAAGCGCAACACCGCGCAAGGGCGGCTGACCTTCACGACCAATATCAAGGAAGGACTCAAGAACGCCCTCTTCGCCTTCATCACCGTGGGCACTCCTTCCCGGCCGGACGGCTCCTGCGACCTCTCCTTCGTGCATCAGGTGGCCCGGGACATCGGCCAGAATATGGAAGATTACACCATCGTGGTGGACAAATCCACGGTGCCCGTGGGCACGGCAGACAAGGTGCGCGAGCTGATCCAGGAAGAGCTTGCCAAACGTGGCGCAGCCCTGGAGTTCGACGTGGTCTCCAATCCCGAATTCCTCAAGGAAGGGGATGCGGTGAGCGACTTCATGAAGCCGGATCGCGTGGTGCTGGGCACGGACAACGTGCGCACCGCCGAGCTCATGAAGGCCCTGTACGCCCCCTTTGCCCGCAGCCGGGAAAAATGCATCGTCATGGGTGTGCGCAGCGCGGAGATGACCAAATACGCCGCCAACTGCATGCTGGCCACCAAGATCAGCTTTATCAACGAAGTGGCTAACATCTGCGAGCAGGTGGGCGCAGACGTGCGCGACGTGCGCATGGGCATTGGCTCCGACAGCCGCATCGGCTACTCCTTCATCTACCCTGGCGTGGGCTACGGCGGGTCCTGTTTTCCCAAGGACGTCAAGGCCCTCATCAACACTGCCCGGCAGTACGACTACGAGCCGCAGCTGCTGGCGTCCGTGGATGACGTGAACGACCGCCAGAAGCTCGTGCTGGCCAGGAAGATAGAAGCCTACTTCGAGGCCCAGGGCGGCGTGGCCGGCAAGACGCTGGCCCTCTGGGGCCTGGCCTTCAAAGCCAATACCGACGACATCCGCGAGGCCGCGGCCCTGAAAATCGTCGAGTATCTGGTGGGCAAGGGCATGACCGTCCGCGCGTTCGATCCCGTGGCTGGCGACAACGTCAGTAAGCTGTGGACTGCCGGTGGCCTGGACGTGGTGGACGAGCAGTACGCCGCCCTGGACGGCGCGCATGCCCTGGCCGTGGTCACGGAATGGAACCAGTTCCGCACCCCGGACTTCCGTCGCGTCAAGAAACTGCTGCGCGCGCCCGTGCTTTTCGACGGTCGCAACCTGTACTCGCCCACCCTGGTGGCGGAAGAAGGCTTCGCCTACTTCTGCATCGGCCGCCGTGCGGCGGCAGAGTAG
- a CDS encoding bacteriohemerythrin: MSLSQRLIGVIVLLSLVVAVMFVATLVDSSSQKTDALTINLAGRQRMLAQRVAKDSLLLTLSGTAEAASVRASLEKGIRLFEATQRALEKGGAAPNTPDPAGPTAELPSPTTETAALLHAADGRWQPLRTAAQAALAGTLTDAKVVGSLSEDTVVALSKAVQQIERESEAKVRRLIIIQITGITLVVGLLGWLLLMLRTRMLAPLNRLVHYADQVAGGSLQARLDGHFTHELQILAQSITAMVASLNNAMSVCTEQELAAKDAHAETDAALQDTKAKEARLQELLGTITAVSRSASDLSAKVGGAVEELGREIDTVDNGVLVQRDRMTETATAVEEMNATVMEVARNASQAASNAAASKKLAADGAQGVTRAVESIRQMQQRILGLKESMARLGVDAENIGRIMNVISDIADQTNLLALNAAIEAARAGDAGRGFAVHRLLHAFDREKTMQATREVGTAIGAIQETARENVAAVETAATNIVSATEEAAAAGSSMGDIVRIVEDTAGQVESIAAAAEEQSAASEEINRAVSEVTLVATDTAENMHRSAQALTRIISLIEDLNGAIQDLSRHAAADRTSAARVAVDNRQLFNWTPTLSTSIDSLDEEHKVLVRLINELHDAMRDNKDRHILGGILDRLKDYAVTHFEHEERHFARYNYPDAAAHIAQHQKFLGAVMDFYREFQSGRATVTLDLMRFLKDWLQGHIMGVDKKYGPFLKDKGVR; encoded by the coding sequence ATGTCCCTTTCGCAACGTCTCATCGGTGTCATTGTGCTGCTGTCCCTCGTTGTGGCTGTCATGTTCGTCGCCACGCTGGTGGATTCTTCCAGTCAGAAGACGGACGCCCTGACCATCAATCTCGCCGGCCGGCAGCGCATGCTGGCCCAACGTGTAGCCAAGGACTCCCTGCTGCTGACCCTCTCGGGAACGGCTGAGGCCGCTTCGGTCCGGGCCAGCCTGGAAAAGGGAATCCGGCTGTTCGAGGCCACGCAGCGCGCCCTGGAAAAAGGCGGAGCTGCCCCCAACACTCCGGATCCCGCTGGTCCCACAGCCGAGCTGCCCTCTCCCACGACGGAGACCGCTGCCTTGCTGCATGCGGCGGATGGCCGTTGGCAACCACTGCGCACGGCCGCCCAGGCTGCCCTTGCCGGAACCCTCACGGATGCCAAGGTGGTCGGAAGCCTCAGCGAAGACACCGTGGTCGCCCTTTCCAAGGCGGTGCAGCAGATTGAGCGGGAGAGCGAGGCCAAGGTCCGGCGGCTTATCATCATCCAGATCACCGGCATCACGCTGGTGGTGGGCCTGCTGGGTTGGCTGCTGCTGATGCTGCGCACCAGGATGCTCGCGCCCCTGAACCGCTTGGTGCACTACGCCGATCAGGTGGCCGGCGGCTCGCTGCAGGCCAGGCTGGACGGCCACTTTACGCACGAATTGCAGATTCTGGCCCAAAGTATCACGGCCATGGTGGCCTCCCTGAACAACGCCATGAGCGTGTGCACGGAACAGGAACTTGCCGCCAAGGACGCCCACGCCGAAACCGACGCCGCCCTGCAGGACACCAAGGCAAAGGAAGCCAGACTGCAGGAATTGCTGGGCACCATCACCGCCGTCTCCCGCAGTGCCTCGGATCTTTCCGCCAAGGTCGGCGGGGCGGTGGAGGAACTGGGCCGTGAGATTGACACCGTGGACAACGGCGTACTGGTACAGCGCGATCGCATGACCGAAACCGCCACCGCCGTGGAGGAAATGAACGCCACGGTGATGGAGGTGGCCCGCAACGCCAGCCAGGCCGCCAGCAACGCCGCCGCCTCCAAGAAGCTCGCCGCCGACGGCGCCCAGGGCGTGACCCGCGCCGTGGAAAGTATTCGCCAGATGCAGCAGCGCATCCTGGGCCTCAAGGAATCCATGGCGCGCCTGGGGGTGGATGCGGAGAACATCGGGCGGATCATGAACGTCATTTCCGACATCGCAGACCAAACCAATCTGCTGGCTCTGAACGCGGCCATCGAGGCGGCCAGGGCAGGAGATGCCGGCCGCGGCTTTGCCGTCCACCGGCTGCTTCACGCGTTCGACCGGGAAAAGACCATGCAGGCCACCCGGGAAGTGGGCACGGCCATCGGCGCCATCCAGGAAACCGCCCGCGAGAACGTGGCCGCCGTGGAAACCGCTGCCACCAACATCGTCTCCGCAACGGAAGAAGCGGCTGCGGCCGGTTCCTCCATGGGGGACATTGTCCGCATCGTGGAGGATACGGCCGGTCAGGTGGAGAGCATCGCCGCCGCCGCCGAGGAACAGAGCGCCGCCAGTGAGGAAATCAACCGCGCCGTCTCGGAAGTGACGCTCGTGGCCACGGACACCGCCGAGAACATGCACCGTTCGGCCCAGGCGCTGACACGGATCATCAGCCTGATTGAAGATCTCAACGGCGCCATTCAGGATCTCTCCCGCCATGCCGCCGCCGACCGGACCAGCGCGGCACGGGTGGCCGTGGATAATCGGCAATTGTTCAACTGGACACCGACCCTCTCCACCAGCATCGACAGTCTTGACGAAGAGCACAAGGTGCTGGTCCGCCTCATCAACGAGCTGCATGACGCCATGCGGGACAACAAGGACCGCCACATTCTGGGCGGCATCCTGGACCGGCTCAAGGACTATGCCGTGACGCACTTCGAGCATGAAGAGCGGCACTTCGCGCGCTACAACTATCCGGATGCCGCGGCGCACATCGCCCAGCACCAGAAATTCCTGGGCGCGGTGATGGATTTTTATCGCGAATTCCAGAGCGGCCGCGCCACGGTGACGCTGGACCTCATGCGCTTCCTCAAGGACTGGCTGCAAGGGCACATCATGGGCGTGGACAAGAAATACGGCCCCTTCCTCAAGGATAAGGGCGTGCGGTAG
- a CDS encoding OPT family oligopeptide transporter, with protein MYDDKELKEYRDLLPTPTRFEEGFDWKTIVGAVFIGFLMMPGSMYLQLVIGSGIGPAARWVTIILFAEIAKRSYTELKQQEIFLLYYMAGAALASPFSGLLWNQYLVQSDAAKMLGLVEYIPTWVTPQPGSGSLLERTFFHRDWLVPILLLIGSQLIQRIDHFGLGYALYRLTSDVEKLPFPMAPVGALGTMALAESTEDRKTGWKWRVFSIGGVIGLAFGGIYVLFPALTGLFFTEPVRLIPIPWIELTRYTEEALPAVATGLQLDLGLFFVGMVLPFWAVIGGLIGLIITIVANPMLYAHGILHRWHPGMATVETVFANNFDFYMSFGIGLGLAIACIGFWQVFRSLRGRGHGLDFSILLRKNKERGDIGIWTSLGIYVVSTLAYVAMCAWLVPEFPWVFFLGYGFLYTPIISYVSARMEGVAGQFISLPMVREASFIAGARYFGYSGIDIWYAPIPFHNYGEATVGFRQIELTGTSLRGIIKAEVVVFPVVMIASLVFSQFLWQLAPIPSASYPYAQEMWHLQALNGFLLQTSTLEGDSLFFEALRAEYLGSGLVFGVITYALLQIFGLPVLLIYGVVRGLGQSTPHGMVLEVLGALFGRFLFEKKYGAKWRQYAPVLLAGFSCGMGLMGMFAMGCSLILKSLGRLAY; from the coding sequence ATGTACGACGACAAGGAACTCAAAGAATATCGCGACCTCCTCCCCACGCCCACGCGGTTCGAGGAAGGCTTTGACTGGAAGACCATTGTCGGCGCCGTGTTCATCGGCTTTCTGATGATGCCCGGATCCATGTATCTGCAGCTGGTCATCGGCTCGGGCATCGGGCCGGCCGCCAGATGGGTCACCATCATTCTCTTCGCCGAAATCGCCAAACGCTCTTACACCGAACTCAAGCAGCAGGAAATTTTCCTGCTCTATTACATGGCCGGCGCAGCCCTGGCCTCGCCCTTTTCCGGCCTGCTCTGGAACCAGTATCTCGTGCAGTCGGACGCCGCCAAGATGCTCGGCCTGGTGGAGTACATCCCCACCTGGGTCACGCCGCAGCCGGGATCCGGCTCGCTGCTGGAGCGGACGTTCTTTCATCGCGACTGGCTGGTTCCCATCCTGCTGCTGATAGGATCCCAGCTCATCCAGCGCATCGACCATTTCGGCCTTGGCTATGCCCTGTACCGGCTGACCTCGGACGTGGAAAAGCTGCCCTTCCCCATGGCCCCCGTGGGCGCCCTGGGGACCATGGCCCTGGCCGAAAGCACCGAGGACCGCAAAACCGGCTGGAAGTGGCGGGTGTTCTCCATCGGCGGGGTCATCGGCCTGGCTTTTGGCGGCATCTACGTGCTCTTTCCGGCATTGACGGGATTGTTTTTCACCGAACCCGTCCGGCTGATCCCCATCCCCTGGATCGAGCTGACCCGCTACACCGAGGAAGCTTTGCCCGCCGTGGCCACGGGCCTGCAGCTGGATCTGGGGCTCTTCTTTGTGGGCATGGTGCTGCCGTTCTGGGCAGTCATTGGCGGGCTCATCGGGCTCATCATCACCATCGTGGCCAACCCCATGCTGTATGCCCACGGCATCCTGCACCGCTGGCATCCGGGCATGGCCACGGTGGAAACCGTGTTCGCCAACAACTTTGACTTTTACATGAGCTTCGGCATCGGGCTGGGGCTGGCCATCGCCTGCATCGGCTTCTGGCAGGTGTTCAGGAGCCTGCGCGGCCGGGGTCACGGGCTGGATTTCTCCATCCTGCTCAGGAAGAACAAGGAGCGCGGGGATATCGGCATCTGGACGTCCCTGGGCATCTACGTGGTTTCCACCCTGGCCTATGTGGCCATGTGTGCCTGGCTGGTGCCGGAATTCCCCTGGGTGTTCTTCCTGGGGTACGGCTTTTTGTACACGCCCATCATCTCGTATGTTTCCGCACGAATGGAAGGCGTGGCCGGGCAGTTCATCAGCCTGCCCATGGTGCGGGAGGCCAGCTTTATTGCCGGGGCGCGCTACTTCGGCTACAGTGGCATCGACATCTGGTACGCCCCCATCCCCTTCCACAACTATGGCGAGGCCACGGTGGGCTTCCGGCAAATCGAGCTCACCGGCACCTCCCTGCGCGGCATCATCAAGGCCGAGGTGGTGGTGTTCCCTGTGGTGATGATCGCCTCCCTGGTCTTCTCGCAATTTCTGTGGCAGCTTGCCCCCATCCCCTCCGCGAGTTATCCGTATGCGCAGGAGATGTGGCATCTGCAGGCCCTGAACGGCTTTTTGCTGCAAACCTCCACCCTGGAGGGCGATTCGCTCTTCTTCGAGGCGTTGCGCGCGGAATATCTGGGATCCGGGCTGGTGTTCGGCGTCATCACCTATGCGCTGCTGCAGATCTTCGGCCTGCCGGTGCTGCTGATTTACGGCGTGGTGCGCGGCCTGGGCCAGAGCACGCCCCACGGCATGGTTCTGGAAGTGCTGGGCGCGCTCTTCGGACGGTTTTTGTTCGAAAAGAAATACGGCGCCAAGTGGCGGCAGTATGCCCCGGTGCTGCTGGCCGGCTTCTCCTGCGGCATGGGGCTCATGGGGATGTTCGCCATGGGTTGCTCGCTGATTCTCAAATCCCTGGGGCGGCTGGCCTATTGA
- a CDS encoding hemolysin family protein, giving the protein MLELILCSLAAICISAWCSMLEAAFYSVPASYIEHLRATGKRSGERLHRLRADIDKPISAILILNTIANTAGATLSGAIASRELGSEMAGYFAALFTLVVLFFSEIVPKTIGVAYARKLAPLMARPLQGIVFMLWPFIWITSTLTRVVKPKKSRSEMTEDDIRAIVALTRRAGVLKPYEEQTIMNLLLMDLKIVSDIMTPRTVVFSLSSSATVAEAKLSPGFWNHSRVPVYAGENSENVVGICYRRDVLTLLAEDHFAATIGEIMRPARFVLSTLTLDRLLAEFLESRVHLFVVLDEYGGMEGVVSLEDVVEEMLGKEIVDETDRVEDLQALARTRKEQLTKAREKLHNKNLPALPSDHG; this is encoded by the coding sequence ATGCTTGAACTGATTTTGTGTTCGCTGGCCGCCATCTGCATTTCCGCTTGGTGTTCCATGCTGGAGGCCGCGTTCTATTCCGTACCGGCCAGCTACATTGAGCATCTGCGGGCCACTGGCAAGCGCTCCGGCGAACGACTGCACCGGCTGCGGGCTGACATCGACAAGCCCATTTCCGCCATCCTCATCCTGAACACCATTGCCAACACCGCCGGCGCCACCCTGTCCGGGGCCATCGCCAGCCGGGAACTCGGTTCGGAAATGGCCGGCTACTTTGCCGCGCTGTTCACTCTGGTGGTGCTGTTCTTTTCGGAAATCGTCCCCAAGACCATCGGCGTGGCCTATGCCCGCAAGCTGGCCCCACTCATGGCCCGGCCCCTGCAAGGCATCGTGTTCATGCTGTGGCCCTTCATCTGGATCACCAGCACGCTTACACGGGTGGTCAAGCCCAAAAAGTCGCGCTCGGAAATGACCGAAGACGACATCCGGGCCATCGTGGCCCTGACCCGCCGGGCGGGGGTGCTCAAGCCGTATGAAGAGCAGACCATCATGAACCTGCTGCTCATGGATCTGAAGATCGTGAGCGACATCATGACCCCGCGCACCGTGGTGTTCTCCCTCTCCTCCAGCGCCACCGTGGCCGAAGCCAAGCTTTCCCCGGGATTCTGGAACCACTCCCGGGTGCCCGTGTACGCCGGGGAGAACTCGGAAAACGTGGTGGGCATCTGCTACCGGCGCGATGTGCTGACGCTGCTGGCCGAAGACCACTTTGCCGCCACCATCGGCGAAATCATGCGGCCGGCCCGGTTCGTCCTCTCCACCCTCACCCTGGACCGGCTGCTGGCGGAATTCCTGGAATCCCGCGTCCATCTTTTCGTGGTGCTTGATGAATACGGCGGCATGGAAGGCGTGGTGAGCCTGGAAGACGTGGTGGAAGAAATGCTGGGCAAGGAAATCGTGGACGAAACGGACCGCGTGGAAGACCTGCAGGCCCTGGCTCGGACCCGCAAAGAACAGTTGACGAAAGCTCGGGAGAAACTACACAATAAAAATCTCCCTGCGCTGCCGAGCGATCACGGCTAA
- a CDS encoding ATP-binding protein, with translation MDATKNIAVECAMGRCLFSHHAHVVEDFGKHCDLPPRSLYHVSLVLDELLTNIAAYGYLDQDRHHVCVSLSQEGDDIIMTVEDDALPFNILEAPLPDVTLPPEDRAKPVGGLGILLVRRLTDSITYERRDNKNILTLRKRMPHCRVKGENSHERDNAPAR, from the coding sequence GTGGACGCAACAAAGAATATTGCCGTCGAATGCGCCATGGGGCGCTGCCTGTTTTCCCACCATGCCCATGTGGTGGAGGATTTCGGCAAACATTGCGATCTGCCTCCGCGCAGCCTGTATCATGTATCTCTGGTGCTGGACGAGCTGCTGACCAACATCGCCGCCTACGGCTACCTGGATCAGGACAGGCACCATGTGTGCGTGAGCCTGAGCCAGGAGGGTGACGACATCATCATGACCGTGGAAGACGATGCCCTGCCCTTCAACATCCTGGAAGCGCCCCTGCCGGATGTGACCCTGCCTCCGGAAGATCGAGCCAAACCCGTAGGCGGCCTGGGCATTCTGCTTGTCCGCCGCCTCACGGACAGCATTACCTATGAACGACGCGACAACAAAAACATCCTCACGCTGCGCAAACGCATGCCGCACTGCCGCGTGAAGGGAGAGAACAGCCATGAGCGTGACAACGCGCCTGCACGGTGA
- a CDS encoding SPFH domain-containing protein → MSDELPPPRVPSPANLPRLPYPQGMRRMGALIVAGVCALLLFMAFDNIIENVNAEKIVVNQRFYVGTLDWWTDPGVHWQLFGKVTTYRRSTQFWFSSSADQGSRMDMSMRTRFNDGGHANISGSVRFDMPLELDKLTNLHIKYGSQEAIEQQLIRTVMERAVYMTGPLMSSRESYSEKRPMLLTYIEDQAKHGVYKTTTTTRYVEDPVTGDKRQITVSEPVLNPAAPNGIARMESSPIEEYGIKLYNLSMNMIAYDQKVEQQITQQQQITMDIQTKKAEATKAEQDAITAEQKGRATAAEARWKQEAEKAMAVVKGEQEKQVAELAAQKEYNVAKLGAERELQVATLQKQAAAQLKEKLIMEGQGESEKRRLIMQADNALETRLSAWKEVNRHYADAIARYSGNWVPQVQLGAQAGGGAATPGAHQLIDLLTAKTARDLALDLGMSAMPASGSPPQQQ, encoded by the coding sequence ATGTCCGACGAACTTCCGCCACCCCGTGTGCCCTCCCCGGCGAATCTGCCCAGACTGCCCTACCCTCAAGGCATGCGGCGCATGGGCGCGCTTATTGTGGCCGGGGTCTGCGCCCTGCTGCTCTTTATGGCCTTCGACAACATTATTGAGAATGTGAATGCTGAAAAAATTGTTGTCAATCAACGGTTTTATGTAGGCACTTTGGACTGGTGGACAGACCCGGGCGTGCACTGGCAGCTCTTTGGCAAGGTCACCACGTACCGCCGCTCCACCCAGTTCTGGTTCAGTTCCAGTGCGGACCAAGGCAGTCGGATGGACATGTCCATGCGCACCCGGTTCAACGACGGTGGCCACGCCAATATTTCCGGCTCCGTGCGCTTCGACATGCCTTTGGAACTCGACAAACTCACCAATCTGCACATCAAATACGGGTCGCAAGAAGCCATCGAACAGCAGCTCATCCGCACGGTGATGGAACGCGCAGTGTACATGACCGGCCCCCTCATGAGCAGCCGGGAATCGTACAGCGAAAAGCGCCCGATGTTGCTGACGTACATTGAAGACCAAGCCAAGCACGGCGTGTACAAGACGACGACCACCACCAGATATGTGGAAGATCCAGTCACCGGTGACAAGCGCCAGATCACCGTCTCCGAACCCGTGCTCAACCCCGCGGCTCCCAACGGCATTGCCCGCATGGAAAGCTCGCCCATCGAGGAATACGGCATCAAGCTCTACAATCTGTCCATGAACATGATCGCCTACGACCAGAAGGTGGAGCAGCAGATTACGCAGCAGCAGCAGATCACCATGGACATTCAGACCAAAAAGGCCGAGGCGACCAAGGCAGAGCAGGATGCCATCACCGCCGAGCAGAAAGGCCGGGCCACGGCGGCCGAAGCCCGCTGGAAGCAGGAGGCGGAAAAGGCCATGGCGGTGGTCAAGGGCGAACAGGAAAAGCAGGTGGCCGAGCTGGCTGCGCAAAAAGAATACAATGTCGCCAAGCTGGGTGCCGAACGGGAACTGCAGGTGGCCACCTTGCAAAAGCAGGCCGCGGCGCAGCTGAAGGAAAAGCTCATCATGGAAGGCCAGGGCGAATCCGAAAAGCGCAGACTGATCATGCAGGCGGACAATGCCCTGGAAACGCGTCTCTCGGCCTGGAAAGAAGTGAACCGCCACTATGCCGACGCCATCGCCCGGTACAGCGGCAACTGGGTGCCCCAGGTGCAACTGGGTGCGCAGGCCGGCGGCGGAGCCGCAACCCCGGGGGCGCATCAGCTCATCGACCTGCTCACGGCAAAAACCGCGCGGGATCTGGCCTTGGATCTGGGCATGAGCGCCATGCCGGCCTCGGGCAGTCCGCCCCAGCAACAGTAA
- a CDS encoding MarC family protein, giving the protein MELRTLFELAVPLFLIMDGLGNVPVCMSMLRRFPPRRQQRIIFRELCFALAISILFCFFGDWLLKFLGLGPSTLRLAGGVVLFVISMRMVFPDESKETADPEDPSALAAEEPFIVPIAVPMLAGPSLLAAVMLYATLDSGPVVTALAFTLAWIPTTIILLLAPWLSRRLGARGLRAVERLMGLILILLAIQMVEDGVRLFLDKQ; this is encoded by the coding sequence ATGGAGCTGCGGACCCTGTTTGAACTGGCGGTGCCCTTGTTCTTGATCATGGACGGTTTGGGCAACGTGCCCGTGTGCATGAGCATGTTGCGACGGTTCCCGCCGCGGCGTCAGCAGCGCATCATTTTTCGTGAGCTGTGCTTTGCCCTGGCCATCTCCATCCTGTTCTGCTTTTTTGGGGATTGGCTGCTGAAATTCCTGGGGCTTGGACCATCCACCCTGCGTCTGGCCGGGGGGGTGGTGCTGTTCGTCATCTCCATGCGGATGGTGTTTCCGGACGAAAGCAAAGAGACGGCCGATCCCGAGGACCCTTCTGCCCTCGCAGCGGAAGAGCCCTTCATCGTGCCCATTGCCGTGCCCATGCTGGCCGGCCCCTCCCTGCTGGCCGCAGTGATGCTGTACGCCACCCTGGATTCCGGCCCCGTGGTCACGGCCCTGGCCTTCACCCTGGCCTGGATACCCACCACCATCATCCTGCTGCTGGCCCCCTGGCTCTCCCGACGGCTGGGCGCGCGAGGCCTGCGGGCAGTGGAACGTCTGATGGGCCTTATTCTGATATTATTGGCCATCCAGATGGTGGAAGATGGTGTTCGACTGTTCCTCGATAAACAATAG
- a CDS encoding cytochrome c maturation protein CcmE gives MTAKKSNAKVYLLALLLFVGGLGALVASGLSENSVYFLNVSEALAMPSEKLGAMRMFGQVDERDLSAHQGMPGVTFRLIDKDDPSKTLMVDYKGAVPDTFKPGVEVIVEGALDKAGGQFTASTLITKCPSKYEKENRQEG, from the coding sequence ATGACCGCAAAAAAATCCAATGCCAAGGTGTATCTCCTGGCCCTGCTGCTGTTCGTGGGCGGCCTGGGTGCGCTGGTTGCTTCGGGCCTTTCCGAAAACAGCGTCTACTTTTTGAATGTTTCCGAAGCCCTGGCCATGCCTTCAGAAAAGCTGGGCGCCATGCGCATGTTCGGTCAGGTGGATGAGCGGGATCTGAGCGCGCACCAGGGCATGCCCGGCGTGACCTTCCGGCTCATCGACAAGGACGACCCATCCAAGACCCTGATGGTGGACTACAAGGGCGCCGTGCCGGACACCTTCAAGCCCGGTGTGGAAGTGATTGTGGAAGGCGCACTGGACAAGGCCGGCGGGCAGTTCACCGCCTCCACCCTCATCACCAAGTGCCCGTCCAAATACGAAAAAGAGAATCGCCAGGAAGGCTAG
- a CDS encoding STAS domain-containing protein encodes MSVTTRLHGDAAILTVTGRLDTEDTQGLEQYVLQALEEGKTKVVFDFTELDYINSSGLRVLVMAYQRLKKSQGMVAVCGLKDYILEVFEISGYDKLFTLCRHTGDLLQEAPPA; translated from the coding sequence ATGAGCGTGACAACGCGCCTGCACGGTGACGCCGCCATCCTCACCGTTACCGGTCGCCTGGACACCGAAGATACCCAGGGACTGGAGCAGTACGTCCTTCAGGCCCTGGAGGAAGGCAAGACCAAAGTGGTGTTTGATTTCACGGAGCTGGACTACATCAACAGCTCCGGCCTGCGCGTACTGGTGATGGCCTACCAGCGCCTCAAAAAATCCCAGGGCATGGTGGCCGTGTGCGGCCTGAAGGATTACATCCTGGAAGTGTTCGAAATCTCCGGCTACGACAAACTCTTCACCCTCTGCCGCCACACCGGCGACCTGCTGCAGGAAGCCCCGCCGGCATAG